From Solibacillus sp. FSL W7-1464:
ATGTGGATCTGATTGATTTAAATCCGATGTATCAGTTAATCTACCATAATAAAAAGATTAATATGACACGTGATGCAGATGAAATGATTCGTCAAATTGATGAGCTTTTCCCTGGTAATGAGGGAAGCTATGAGCGTTACATGGAGCAGACCCAGAAGAAACTCGAAGTGCTGGCTCCTGTACTGCAGGCACCGATGAACAAGCTGACAGATCTGTTCAATCCGAAAGTAATGAAAGCGTTCAAGGAGTTGGAAGTAGGGAATTCGCTTGTTGATACACTGTCCAAGTTTTATAACGAAGAAGAACTGCAGCTCGCTTTCACATTCCAGGCAAAATATTTAGGGATGTCCCCATGGGAAAGTCCCGGCGCGTTTTCGATTCTTTCGTATATTGAACATGCGTACGGCGTCTACCACATTAAAGGCGGCATCAATAAGCTGACTGAAGCGATGGCGAAAGTTGTACTGGAATCAGGCGGGAAAATCCTGCTCAATAAGGGCGTAAAAAAATTAAAAACATCCGGCAGAAAAGTGACGGGCTTACTGCTGGAAGATGATCAGGAAATCGAAGCGGATGAAGTGATCATTAACGGAGATTTTGCACATGCGATGACAAAACTTGTGGAGCCGGGCCTATTAAAAAAATATACACCGGAAAAACTTGAAAAAAAACAGTACTCCTGTTCAACGTTCATGCTGTATTTAGGTGTCAATAAACGATTTGATTTACCGCATCATACAATCTGGTTTGCAAAAGATTACCGGAAAAATGTAGAGGAAATAACAAAAACGAAACTGATGTCCGAAGATCCGTCAATTTACATCCAAAATGCTGTAGTAACGGATGAAACGGTTGCACCAAAAGGAAAATCGACATTGTATATTTTAGTGCCGGTACCGAATAATATGAGCGGCATCGACTGGTCGGAAAAGGCAGGTCCTTTCCGGGATATGATTTTGAATATGGTGGCGGATAAACTTGGTGTTAAGGACATTTGGGAATATATCGAAGAAGAGCGGATGATTACGCCTGCTGACTGGGAACGTGATATTCATGTATACAAAGGAGCGACGTTCAACTTAGGTCATCAATTGTCGCAAATGCTTGTATTCCGTCCGCGCAATAAATTTGAAGAACTGGATCAGTGCTGGCTGGTCGGTGGGGGTACGCATCCGGGCAGCGGATTGCCGATTATTCTGGAATCTGCCCGAATTACAGCGAACGGCATTTTGCAGCAGGATAAACAGACGATGCTTCCTGTTAAACCACTGCCGAAAGTGGAACTGTATAAAAAAGCGCATTCACAATTACAGCATCAGCCTGCAGCGATTCAAACAAATGCTTAAAGAAGATTTCAGTGCAACGAAACTTTTAACTGAATGGAAACGTATATTAACTATTCGATTAAAGGAGGCAATACAATGTTCAAAAAATTAGCATCAGATGCATTAGGTCTATCAGATATAGGAGTAGTGATTTCAAGACAGGACTTTGACAAAACGGATTCGGATGATTTTATTTTTAATGAGGTCGATGAGAAAATCTACTTCCTGATCAAAACAAAAGCGGATGAGTATTGCTTCACAAACTATGCGTTAATCCATGTGGACGGCGCGAATGCGATGAGCAAAAAACGTATGCTGCGTCGCTATGACTATGAACATTTTGCGATTGAAGAA
This genomic window contains:
- a CDS encoding phytoene desaturase family protein; its protein translation is MKKIAVVGAGPGGLAVAMLLAHKGYEVTIYEKQAYVGGRTSEIKLGDYKFDMGPTFLNMLYIAEEIFELTGRDIHDYVDLIDLNPMYQLIYHNKKINMTRDADEMIRQIDELFPGNEGSYERYMEQTQKKLEVLAPVLQAPMNKLTDLFNPKVMKAFKELEVGNSLVDTLSKFYNEEELQLAFTFQAKYLGMSPWESPGAFSILSYIEHAYGVYHIKGGINKLTEAMAKVVLESGGKILLNKGVKKLKTSGRKVTGLLLEDDQEIEADEVIINGDFAHAMTKLVEPGLLKKYTPEKLEKKQYSCSTFMLYLGVNKRFDLPHHTIWFAKDYRKNVEEITKTKLMSEDPSIYIQNAVVTDETVAPKGKSTLYILVPVPNNMSGIDWSEKAGPFRDMILNMVADKLGVKDIWEYIEEERMITPADWERDIHVYKGATFNLGHQLSQMLVFRPRNKFEELDQCWLVGGGTHPGSGLPIILESARITANGILQQDKQTMLPVKPLPKVELYKKAHSQLQHQPAAIQTNA